Proteins from a genomic interval of Dendropsophus ebraccatus isolate aDenEbr1 chromosome 6, aDenEbr1.pat, whole genome shotgun sequence:
- the LOC138794684 gene encoding serine-rich adhesin for platelets-like: protein MIGTFTAETTRHGSLATTPIKTQTGEDLMASTLNTEGTKFNLTEPVYTSSSTSGNTQESFPKSTTSNEDTLSSTTNEASQTGLLPLSTSTDSTKITITGTSEITMTRGENTITLLPHVTGNVYSAPSSVSNTVLIGSSTSATSSGNEKTDTSHLSNSQTTNQQLNVTSIDYSTLTSVSNTTAAGINISNSTSPSTKEPDTSYVGSFTTPSQQPNVTGNRFSSLTSVSDTTRTVSSTSSLTSPSAKEPDTSHPQLNLTSNVYSTLTSVTNSTAGGLNISSSTSPSTKEPDTSHLSDSATTSQQLNTTGNVYTTLTSVSDTTRTVSSTSGSTSPSAKELDTTHPPLNATSNVYSTVTSVSNTTAAGINISNSTSPSTKQPDTFHPSSFTTPSQQPNVTENIFSSLTSVADTTRTLSSTSSFTSPSAKEPDTSHLSDSATPSQKPNATGNVYSTLTSFSNSTETVSSTSSLTSPSAKELDTTHPPLNVTSNVYLTVTSVSNTTAAAILISSSTSPSTKEPDTSYVGSFTTPSQQPNVTGNIFSSLTSVADTTRTVSSTSSLTSPSAKEPNTSHQLNLTSNVYSTLTSVPNSTAGGLNISSSTSPSTKEPDTSHLSDSATPSQKPNTTDNVYSPLTSLSYSTVTVRSTSSLTSPSAKELDTTHPPLNVTSNVYLTVTSVSNTTAAGINISNSTSPSTKEPDTSYVGSFTTPSQQPNVTGNRFSSLTSVSDTTRTVSSTSSLTSPSVKEPDTSHPQLNLTSNVYSTLTSVTNSTAGGLNISSSTSTNTKGPDTSHLSDSATPSQQLNTTGNVYTTLTSAASDTTRTVSSTSGSTSPSTKELDTTHPPLNATSNVYSTVTSVSNTTAAGINTSNSTSPSTKEPDTSYVGSFTTPSQQPNVTGNRFSSLTSVADTTRTVSSTSSLTSPSAKEPDTSHPQLNVTSNVYSTLTSVTNSTAAGLNISSSTSTNTKGPDTSYLSDSATTSQQLNTTGNVYTTLTSVSDTTRTVSSTSGLSSSSAKELDTTHPPLNATSNVYLTASSVSNTTAAGINISSSTSPNTKGPDTFHPSDSATPSQQLNATGNVYSTLTSLSNITVKEGSTSSSVSSTTSAATEIDIPNVTSPSTKEPDTSHLGSFTTNSQPTVTGNVYSNTTVTVSTTSGSTYSSATKPITSHSQLPSTKELDTSNPQHNLTSNVDSTLTQASRTDVSSITSASTKEQDTSYVSNSATPNQQLNATGNVFSTLTSVSDTTVTVSTTSSSTTPSAKDLATSQQPLNVTSNVYATVTSVSNTTVTVINISNSTSSSAKEPDTSNPPLNVTSNIFTSTTLISNTTVSGIDISNSTSPSTKEPDTTRQSSSATTTPQPNSNGNLTSASNTTVTVSSTSEQGTSHLPSNVTTNNVNLHLTSVSNTTVPGIDFFSSTTPSTKVLDTSHVSSSSTTNPQPNVTEKVFPALTSVSNSTVTVSSTSSSTTASVKEPETSQLQLNLTSNVYSTPVSVSNTTILGPNISSSTSPSTKGQDTSYLGSYATANQKPNVTELVYSTLTTVLNTTVSVKNMSSSISTITGEPHTSHPSSALTANTHVNVSSTLSSISNTTGIGNTTVTGNISSDLAFTSTKQPDTAISSFTTTKSPSNTTGNVFPTSITKGTESSSLELSSPGTKATDTPHASSTLVPNTSIAGNVPSTTAKEQDTSHPQLNVTGNVYLSMASVSNSANTGIGTASSSYTSTKEPDPSSQNSLLTSLTSGVNETAYSTSISSYNTKTMDDTTTTSATVPKTSIGEQDASRLSSPGMTSPKPSVTSSPSKQMINVTESPAVPLSTSGTSGGIAPDLSNKTTQYVTSKAYMNTSTTAVTSTSTAAKSPSVTSTNSLGLSTIPSPSLSSTKIPMSINTAIYGASSSTGVVQTSTTVSSCTLKSCPAGYCNNGGTCSVNTSACSLQCICPYPFTGNKCDSTLNTFMPQSNGEILKRQVEIRAWLKGENGSGLNDASSDIYTRLQQSVNYTASSYLQAIMAYDKNSKVLLSNVNGLARTQITADFPYSNNATIIKFLNENLIQTIITVFNAKSSNRRKRDVSAVTFGFLTTDNFTDVAKASVSELETYFNCNYTGFLGYSLVYSDIGFVCVSPCLQGYCHNNATCEHKQNGPTCSCASFTIYTSYGDVCENLAMKLDAFFGILFGSLAFVLLIIAIIVLIVYCYRKRKRSKSRDISFSWGSKSITTFSKLHETDLVGKPELKRFTPCVENLSFSPQFKIERPSLERKVQTTNGQ from the exons ATGATTGGGACCTTCACAGCTGAAACAACAAGACATGGCTCACTGGCCACGACACCCATTAAGACACAGACTGGAGAAGATCTAATGGCATCAACTTTAAATACAGAGGGCACAAAATTCAATTTAACAGAACCCGTATATACATCCAGTTCAACATCAGGAAACACACAAGAAAGCTTTCCAAAATCAACAACATCAAATGAAGACACCTTATCCAGTACAACAAATGAAGCATCACAAACCGGGCTTTTGCCTTTAAGCACCTCGACTGATAGTACTAAAATTACCATAACTGGTACATCAGAAATTACAATGACCAGAGGTGAAAATACCATTACATTGTTACCTCATGTTACTGGTAATGTCTATTCAGCTCCGTCATCAGTTTCTAACACTGTACTGATTGGAAGCAGCACAAGTGCAACATCTTCTGGTAATGAAAAAACAGATACATCACATCTAAGCAACTCTCAAACAACAAACCAACAACTCAATGTTACTAGTATTGACTATTCAACTTTGACCTCAGTTTCTAATACTACAGCAGCTGGAATCAACATCTCAAACTCCACATCTCCCAGTACCAAAGAACCAGACACATCCTATGTAGGCAGCTTTACAACACCAAGCCAACAACCCAATGTAACTGGAAATAGATTCTCATCTCTGACCTCAGTCTCTGATACTACAAGAACTGTAAGCAGCACCTCAAGTTTAACTTCTCCCAGTGCCAAAGAACCAGACACATCCCACCCACAACTTAATCTTACCAGTAATGTCTATTCAACATTGACCTCAGTAACTAATTCTACAGCAGGTGGACTCAACATCTCAAGCTCAACATCTCCCAGTACCAAAGAACCAGACACATCCCATTTAAGTGACTCTGCAACAACAAGCCAACAACTTAATACTACTGGCAATGTCTACACAACTCTAACATCAGTCTCTGATACTACAAGAACTGTAAGCAGCACCTCAGGTTCAACCTCTCCCAGTGCCAAAGAACTAGATACAACCCACCCACCACTTAATGCTACTAGTAATGTCTATTCAACTGTAACTTCAGTCTCTAATACTACAGCAGCTGGAATCAATATCTCAAACTCAACATCTCCCAGTACCAAACAACCAGACACATTCCATCCAAGCAGTTTTACAACACCAAGCCAACAACCCAATGTAACTGAAAATATTTTCTCATCTCTGACCTCAGTCGCTGATACTACAAGAACTCTAAGCAGCACCTCAAGTTTTACATCTCCCAGTGCCAAAGAACCAGACACATCCCATTTAAGCGACTCTGCAACACCAAGTCAAAAACCTAATGCTACTGGTAATGTCTACTCAACTCTAACCTCATTCTCTAATAGTACAGAAACTGTAAGCAGCACCTCAAGTTTAACCTCTCCCAGTGCTAAAGAACTAGATACAACCCATCCACCACTTAATGTTACTAGCAATGTCTATTTAACTGTAACTTCAGTCTCTAATACTACAGCAGCTGCAATACTTATCTCAAGCTCAACATCTCCCAGTACCAAAGAACCAGACACATCCTATGTAGGCAGCTTTACAACACCAAGCCAACAACCCAATGTAACTGGAAATATTTTCTCATCTCTGACCTCAGTCGCTGATACTACAAGAACTGTAAGCAGCACCTCAAGTTTAACTTCTCCAAGTGCCAAAGAACCAAACACATCCCACCAACTAAATCTTACCAGTAATGTCTATTCAACGTTGACCTCAGTCCCTAATTCTACAGCAGGTGGACTCAACATCTCAAGCTCAACATCTCCCAGTACCAAAGAACCAGACACATCCCATTTAAGTGACTCTGCAACTCCAAGTCAAAAACCTAATACTACTGATAACGTCTACTCACCTCTAACCTCATTATCTTATAGTACAGTAACTGTAAGAAGCACCTCGAGTTTAACTTCTCCCAGTGCTAAAGAACTAGATACAACCCATCCACCACTTAATGTTACTAGCAATGTTTATTTAACTGTAACTTCAGTCTCTAATACTACAGCAGCTGGAATCAATATCTCAAACTCCACATCTCCCAGTACCAAAGAACCAGACACATCCTATGTAGGCAGCTTCACAACACCAAGCCAACAACCCAATGTAACTGGAAATAGATTCTCATCTCTGACCTCAGTCTCTGATACTACAAGAACTGTAAGCAGCACCTCAAGTTTAACTTCTCCCAGTGTCAAAGAACCAGACACATCCCACCCACAACTAAATCTTACCAGTAATGTCTATTCAACATTGACCTCAGTCACTAATTCTACAGCAGGTGGACTCAACATCTCAAGCTCAACATCTACCAATACCAAAGGACCAGACACATCCCATTTAAGTGACTCTGCAACACCAAGCCAACAACTTAATACTACTGGCAATGTCTACACAACTCTAACATCAGCAGCCTCTGATACTACAAGAACTGTAAGCAGCACCTCAGGTTCAACCTCTCCCAGTACCAAAGAACTAGATACAACCCACCCACCACTTAATGCTACTAGTAATGTCTATTCAACTGTAACTTCAGTCTCTAATACTACAGCAGCTGGAATCAACACCTCAAACTCCACATCTCCTAGTACCAAAGAACCAGACACATCCTATGTAGGCAGCTTTACAACACCAAGCCAACAACCCAATGTAACTGGAAATAGATTCTCATCTCTGACCTCAGTCGCTGATACTACAAGAACTGTAAGCAGCACCTCAAGTTTAACTTCTCCCAGTGCCAAAGAACCAGACACATCCCACCCACAACTAAATGTTACCAGTAATGTCTATTCAACATTGACCTCAGTCACTAATTCTACAGCAGCTGGACTCAACATCTCAAGCTCAACATCTACCAATACCAAAGGACCAGACACATCCTATTTAAGTGACTCTGCAACAACAAGCCAACAACTTAATACTACTGGCAATGTCTACACAACTCTAACATCAGTCTCTGATACTACAAGAACTGTAAGCAGCACCTCAGGTTTATCCTCATCCAGTGCCAAAGAACTAGATACAACCCACCCACCACTTAATGCTACTAGTAATGTCTATTTAACTGCAAGTTCAGTCTCTAATACTACAGCAGCTGGAATCAACATCTCAAGCTCAACATCTCCCAATACCAAAGGACCAGACACATTCCATCCGAGCGACTCTGCAACACCAAGCCAACAACTTAATGCTACTGGTAATGTCTACTCAACTTTAACCTCACTCTCTAATATCACAGTAAAAGAAGGCAGCACTTCGAGTTCAGTGTCTTCCACCACATCAGCAGCAACTGAAATTGACATTCCAAATGTAACATCTCCAAGTACCAAAGAACCAGACACGTCACATTTAGGCAGCTTTACAACAAACTCACAACCCACTGTTACTGGTAATGTCTACTCTAATACTACAGTAACTGTAAGCACCACCTCAGGTTCAACATATTCCTCTGCCACAAAACCAATCACATCCCACTCCCAACTACCCAGTACCAAAGAACTAGACACATCCAACCCACAACACAACCTTACTAGTAATGTCGATTCAACTCTTACCCAAGCCTCTAGAACTGATGTCTCAAGCATCACATCTGCCAGTACCAAGGAACAAGACACATCCTACGTAAGCAACTCGGCAACACCAAACCAACAACTTAATGCCACTGGTAATGTCTTCTCAACTCTAACCTCAGTCTCAGATACTACAGTAACTGTAAGCACCACCTCAAGTTCAACTACTCCCAGTGCCAAAGACCTAGCTACATCCCAACAGCCACTTAATGTTACTAGTAACGTCTATGCAACCGTGACTTCAGTTTCTAATACTACTGTCACTGTAATTAACATCTCAAACTCAACATCTTCCAGTGCCAAGGAACCAGACACATCTAACCCACCACTTAACGTTACTAGTAATATTTTCACAAGTACAACCCTAATCTCTAATACAACAGTATCCGGAATTGACATATCAAATTCAACATCACCCAGTACCAAAGAACCAGACACAACACGTCAAAGCAGCTCTGCAACAACAACACCACAACCTAATAGTAATGGAAATCTGACCTCAGCCTCCAATACTACAGTAACTGTTAGCAGCACCTCAGAACAAGGCACATCCCATCTACCATCCAATGTTACTACTAATAATGTCAACTTACATCTAACCTCAGTCTCTAATACTACAGTACCTGGAATTGACTTCTTCAGCTCTACAACACCCAGTACAAAAGTACTAGACACATCCCATGTAAGCAGCTCCTCAACAACAAACCCACAACCTAATGTTACCGAAAAGGTCTTTCCAGCTTTAACCTCAGTCTCTAACTCTACAGTAACCGTAAGCAGTACCTCAAGTTCAACCACTGCCAGTGTCAAAGAACCAGAAACATCCCAATTACAACTTAATCTTACTAGTAACGTCTATTCAACTCCAGTCTCAGTCTCTAATACTACAATACTTGGACCCAACATTTCAAGTTCAACTTCTCCTAGTACCAAAGGACAAGACACATCTTATCTAGGCAGCTATGCAACAGCAAACCAAAAACCTAATGTGACGGAACTTGTCTACTCAACCTTGACCACAGTTTTAAACACTACTGTAAGTGTAAAAAACATGTCAAGTTCAATATCCACCATTACTGGAGAACCACATACTTCCCATCCAAGCAGCGCTTTAACAGCAAACACACACGTTAATGTCTCCTCAACTCTGAGCTCAATCTCTAACACTACAGGAATTGGGAACACTACAGTAACTGGAAACATCTCATCAGATTTAGCATTTACCAGTACCAAACAACCGGACACAGCTATAAGCAGCTTTACTACAACAAAATCCCCATCTAACACTACTGGAAATGTCTTCCCAACCTCTATTACTAAAGGAactgaaagcagcagcttagaattATCATCTCCTGGTACCAAAGCAACAGATACACCCCATGCATCTTCAACTTTAGTCCCTAATACTAGTATAGCTGGGAATGTACCATCTACCACTGCCAAAGAACAGGACACATCTCACCCACAGCTTAATGTTACTGGAAATGTCTACTTATCTATGGCCTCAGTGTCTAATTCTGCAAATACTGGAATCGGCACTGCAAGTTCATCATATACTAGTACCAAAGAACCAGATCCGTCAAGTCAAAACAGCCTTTTAACAAGCCTGACATCTGGTGTAAACGAAACTGCATATTCAACTTCAATCTCAAGCTACAATACTAAAACAATggatgacaccaccaccacttcAGCAACCGTTCCGAAAACCAGTATCGGAGAACAAGACGCGTCACGTCTAAGTAGTCCTGGAATGACAAGCCCCAAACCTAGTGTTACCTCTAGCCCTTCAAAACAGATGATTAATGTCACAGAGTCACCAGCTGTACCTTTAAGTACCTCTGGAACCTCAGGTGGTATAGCACCAGACCTAAGTAACAAAACAACACAGTACGTCACAAGCAAAGCATATATGAATACAAGTACCACAGCAGTAACAAGCACATCTACAGCTGCAAAatccccctctgtgacgtcaacAAACTCTTTGGGTCTGAGCActatcccttctccatcactgTCGTCTACAAAGATACCTATGTCCATCAATACAGCAATCTATGGAGCCTCAAGTTCTACAG GAGTGGTGCAAACAAGCACAACAGTTTCTAGTTGTACTCTGAAATCTTGTCCTGCTGGATACTGCAACAATGGAGGAACGTGTAGCGTTAACACATCTGCCTGTAGTTTGCAGTGTATCTGCCCGTACCCTTTTACTGGAAATAAGTGTGATTCAACTCTAAATACATTCATGCCACAGTCTAACGGAG aAATTCTTAAAAGACAGGTCGAAATCCGGGCCTGGTTAAAGGGCGAAAATGGTTCAGGACTGAATGACGCCTCCTCTGATATATATACTCGTCTTCAGCAGTCTGTAAACTACACA GCTTCAAGTTACCTACAAGCAATCATGGCTTATGATAAGAACAGCAAAGTTTTGTTAAG CAATGTGAATGGTTTGGCACGAACTCAGATTACAGCGGACTTTCCTTACAGCAACAATGCTACAATAATCAAATTCCTGAATGAAAACCTCATCCAGACCATAATAACTGTATTCAATGCCAAATCCAGTAACCGTAGGAAGAGGGACGTTTCTGCAGTAACATTTGGCTTCTTGACTACGGACAACTTCACCGATGTAGCTAAAG cttctgtGAGTGAGCTGGAAACCTACTTCAACTGTAACTATACCGGATTCCTGGGCTACAGCTTAGTTTACTCAGACATTGGATTTGTATGTGTGTCTCCCTGTCTTCAGGGATACTGTCACAATAATGCAACGTGTGAGCACAAACAGAACGGGccgacctgcag TTGTGCCTCATTCACCATTTATACTTCATACGGCGATGTATGCGAAAACCTTGCTATGAAGCTAGATGCCTTCTTCGGAATACTGTTCGGATCTCTTGCATTCGTTCTTCTAATTATTGCAATTATCGTTTTGATTGTTTACTGCTACAGAAAGAGAAAACGTTCAAAATCAAG